From Pseudomonas sp. stari2, a single genomic window includes:
- a CDS encoding dual specificity protein phosphatase family protein, which produces MSLKRFSSAICFSLLALLGSIPAHAADAPVSRPPEWAQPVEVKYNFFQMSPTLYRSALPDAGAVPLLQNLKVATVINFLPEADSSWLKTPGINQVQLPYRTNHVDDADVLKTLRAIQTAEANGPVLMHCKHGSDRTGLMAAMYRIVVQGWSKEDALNEMTQGGFGESGHFKDGVRYVMQADVDKLRTALANGDCSTSAFATCSMKSWFQTVNLK; this is translated from the coding sequence ATGTCCTTGAAGCGTTTTTCCTCCGCGATCTGTTTCTCGCTGCTTGCCCTGCTCGGCTCGATCCCGGCCCATGCCGCCGATGCGCCGGTTTCTCGTCCTCCGGAATGGGCGCAACCGGTCGAAGTGAAATACAACTTCTTTCAGATGTCGCCCACGCTTTACCGCAGTGCGCTGCCTGACGCCGGTGCCGTGCCGTTGCTGCAGAACCTGAAAGTGGCCACGGTCATCAACTTCCTGCCGGAAGCGGACTCGAGCTGGCTGAAAACCCCGGGCATCAATCAGGTGCAATTGCCGTATCGCACCAATCATGTCGATGACGCCGATGTCCTCAAGACTCTGCGTGCGATCCAGACCGCCGAAGCCAACGGCCCGGTGCTGATGCATTGCAAGCACGGCTCCGACCGCACCGGCCTGATGGCCGCGATGTACCGCATCGTGGTGCAGGGCTGGAGCAAGGAAGACGCCCTGAACGAAATGACCCAGGGCGGTTTCGGTGAAAGCGGCCACTTCAAGGACGGCGTGCGCTACGTGATGCAGGCCGACGTCGACAAGCTGCGTACCGCGCTGGCCAATGGCGATTGCAGCACCAGTGCGTTCGCTACTTGCTCGATGAAGAGCTGGTTTCAGACCGTCAACCTGAAGTAA
- a CDS encoding GMC family oxidoreductase, with product MATAMKKVDAVIVGFGWTGAIMAKELTEAGLNVLALERGPMQDTYPDGNYPQVIDELTYSVRKKLFQDISKETVTIRHSVNDIALPNRQLGAFLPGNGVGGAGLHWSGVHFRVDPIELRMRSHYEERYGKNFIPKDMTIQDFGVSYEELEPFFDFAEKVFGTSGQAWTVKGQLVGQGKGGNPYAPDRSNPFPLEAQKNTVSAQLFGKAATEVGYKPYNLPSANTSGPYTNPYGAQMGPCNFCGFCSGYVCYMYSKASPNVNILPALKPLPNFELRPNAHVLRVNLDSTKTKATGVTYIDGQGREIEQPADLVILGAFQLHNVRLMLLSGIGKPYDPVSGEGVVGRNFAYQNMATIKAFFDKDTHTNNFIGAGGNGVALDDFNADNFDHGPHGFVGGSPMWVNQAGSRPIAGTSNPPGTPAWGSAWKRATADYYTHQVSMDAHGAHQSYRGNYLDLDPVYRDAYGMPLLRMTFDWQENDIKMNRFMVEKMGKVAQAMGPKAIAVLGKKVGEHFNTASYQTTHLNGGAIMGTDPKTSALNRYLQSWDVHNVFVPGASAFPQGLGYNPTGLVAALTYWSAKAIREQYLKNPGPLVQA from the coding sequence ATGGCAACGGCAATGAAGAAGGTCGACGCGGTGATCGTCGGTTTCGGCTGGACAGGCGCAATCATGGCCAAGGAGCTGACCGAGGCTGGCCTCAACGTGCTGGCGCTGGAGCGCGGGCCGATGCAGGACACCTACCCTGACGGCAACTATCCCCAGGTGATCGACGAACTCACCTACAGCGTGCGGAAAAAACTCTTCCAGGACATCTCCAAAGAGACCGTCACCATCCGCCACAGCGTTAACGACATCGCCCTGCCGAACCGCCAGTTGGGCGCGTTCTTGCCGGGCAACGGCGTCGGCGGCGCCGGCCTGCACTGGTCGGGTGTGCACTTTCGAGTCGATCCGATCGAGTTGCGCATGCGCAGCCACTACGAAGAACGCTACGGCAAAAACTTCATCCCCAAGGACATGACCATCCAGGACTTCGGCGTCAGCTATGAAGAGCTGGAACCGTTCTTCGATTTCGCCGAAAAAGTCTTCGGCACCTCCGGCCAGGCCTGGACCGTAAAAGGCCAATTGGTCGGCCAGGGCAAGGGCGGCAACCCGTACGCGCCGGATCGCTCGAACCCGTTCCCGCTGGAAGCGCAGAAGAACACGGTTTCCGCACAGCTGTTCGGCAAAGCAGCTACAGAGGTTGGTTACAAACCCTACAACCTGCCTTCCGCGAATACTTCGGGCCCATACACCAACCCTTACGGCGCGCAGATGGGTCCGTGCAACTTCTGCGGTTTCTGCAGCGGCTACGTTTGTTACATGTATTCCAAGGCCTCGCCGAACGTGAACATTCTGCCGGCGCTGAAACCGCTGCCGAATTTCGAACTGCGGCCCAACGCCCACGTGCTGCGGGTCAACCTCGACAGCACGAAAACCAAAGCCACCGGCGTCACCTACATCGACGGCCAGGGCCGTGAGATCGAGCAACCGGCAGACCTGGTGATCCTCGGCGCGTTCCAGCTGCACAACGTGCGGCTGATGCTGCTCTCCGGCATCGGCAAACCGTACGACCCGGTCAGCGGCGAAGGTGTGGTCGGACGTAACTTCGCCTACCAGAACATGGCGACCATCAAGGCGTTCTTCGATAAGGACACTCACACCAACAACTTCATCGGCGCCGGCGGCAACGGTGTGGCGCTGGACGACTTCAACGCCGACAACTTCGACCACGGGCCACACGGTTTCGTCGGGGGCTCGCCGATGTGGGTCAACCAAGCCGGCAGCCGACCGATTGCCGGCACCTCCAACCCGCCGGGCACCCCGGCCTGGGGCAGTGCGTGGAAACGCGCGACCGCCGATTACTACACCCATCAGGTGTCGATGGACGCTCACGGTGCGCATCAGTCCTACCGTGGCAACTACCTTGATCTGGACCCGGTGTACCGCGATGCCTACGGTATGCCACTACTGCGGATGACGTTCGACTGGCAGGAGAACGACATCAAGATGAACCGCTTCATGGTCGAAAAAATGGGCAAGGTCGCGCAAGCCATGGGCCCGAAAGCCATTGCCGTGCTTGGCAAGAAAGTCGGCGAGCACTTCAACACTGCGTCCTACCAGACCACTCACCTCAACGGTGGCGCAATCATGGGCACCGACCCGAAGACCAGCGCGCTGAATCGCTACTTGCAGAGCTGGGACGTGCACAACGTGTTCGTCCCGGGTGCCTCGGCGTTCCCGCAAGGCCTGGGCTACAACCCGACCGGGCTGGTTGCCGCGCTGACCTACTGGTCGGCGAAAGCGATCCGCGAGCAATACCTGAAAAACCCTGGCCCGCTGGTTCAGGCTTAA
- a CDS encoding carbonic anhydrase yields MSDKDKQPLAASAQAASVAESADAALKQIVNGFLHFHHEVFPQQEELFKKLATAQSPRAMFITCADSRIVPELITQSSPGDLFVTRNVGNVVPPYGQMNGGVSTAIEYAVLALGVQHIIICGHSDCGAMRAVLNPDSLEKMPTVKAWLRHAEVAKTMVHDNCNCTDEKESMPILTEENVIAQLQHLRTHPSVASRMANGHLFIHGWVYNIETSEIKAYDADQGRFLPLDGSHPIPVATPKARF; encoded by the coding sequence ATGAGTGACAAGGATAAACAGCCGTTGGCTGCGTCGGCGCAAGCCGCCTCTGTGGCGGAATCCGCCGATGCAGCGTTGAAGCAGATCGTTAACGGCTTTTTGCATTTTCATCATGAGGTCTTCCCGCAGCAGGAAGAACTCTTCAAGAAACTCGCCACGGCCCAGTCGCCACGGGCGATGTTCATCACCTGCGCCGACTCGCGCATCGTTCCCGAACTGATCACCCAGAGTTCCCCCGGCGATCTGTTCGTGACCCGTAACGTCGGCAACGTGGTTCCCCCCTACGGCCAGATGAACGGCGGCGTTTCCACCGCCATCGAATACGCGGTACTGGCGCTTGGCGTGCAGCACATCATCATCTGCGGCCACTCCGATTGCGGCGCCATGCGTGCGGTGCTCAACCCGGACAGCCTGGAAAAGATGCCGACGGTCAAAGCCTGGCTGCGCCACGCCGAAGTCGCGAAAACCATGGTGCATGACAACTGCAACTGCACCGACGAAAAAGAAAGCATGCCGATCCTCACCGAGGAAAACGTCATCGCCCAACTGCAACACTTGCGTACCCATCCTTCGGTAGCCTCGCGCATGGCGAACGGTCATCTGTTCATCCATGGCTGGGTCTACAACATCGAAACCAGCGAAATCAAAGCTTACGACGCGGATCAGGGACGCTTCCTGCCGCTCGACGGCAGCCATCCGATTCCGGTGGCAACGCCCAAAGCGCGCTTCTAA
- a CDS encoding gluconate 2-dehydrogenase subunit 3 family protein, which yields MSDQDRDNPRREFLRKSLTLIPVVTLAGTGLASSVLHAAPESAPAAAPAKPAVADASVYQPTYFTAEEWAFINAAVAQLIPNDAQGPGALEAGVPEYIDRQMNTPYAAGALWYMQGPFNADAAPEMGWQSKLVPKEIYRLGIAATDQWTKSLNGKTFAEQDSATRDDLLKQLEAGKPQFDSVPAKIFFNLLLQNTKEGFFCDPIHGGNKGMVGWTMIGFPGARADFMDWVERNEKYPFPAVSIRGERA from the coding sequence ATGTCTGATCAAGATCGAGACAACCCGCGGCGTGAGTTTTTGCGCAAATCCCTGACCCTGATCCCGGTGGTCACCCTCGCCGGCACCGGCCTGGCCAGCAGCGTGCTGCACGCCGCCCCGGAAAGCGCACCGGCTGCGGCACCGGCAAAACCGGCCGTCGCTGACGCGAGCGTGTATCAGCCGACCTATTTCACCGCCGAAGAGTGGGCGTTCATCAATGCCGCCGTCGCGCAGTTGATCCCCAACGATGCTCAGGGCCCCGGCGCTCTCGAGGCCGGCGTGCCGGAATACATCGACCGTCAGATGAACACCCCGTACGCCGCCGGCGCCCTGTGGTACATGCAAGGCCCGTTCAACGCCGACGCTGCGCCCGAAATGGGCTGGCAGAGCAAACTGGTGCCAAAGGAGATCTATCGCCTCGGCATCGCCGCCACGGATCAGTGGACAAAATCCCTCAACGGTAAAACATTTGCCGAGCAAGACAGCGCTACCCGAGACGATCTGCTCAAGCAGCTTGAAGCCGGAAAACCGCAATTCGACAGTGTTCCGGCGAAGATTTTCTTCAATCTTTTGCTGCAAAACACCAAGGAAGGGTTCTTCTGCGATCCGATCCACGGTGGCAATAAAGGCATGGTCGGCTGGACCATGATCGGCTTCCCCGGCGCCCGCGCCGATTTCATGGATTGGGTGGAACGCAACGAGAAATACCCCTTCCCGGCAGTTTCGATTCGCGGCGAGAGGGCGTGA
- a CDS encoding cytochrome c — MKTLVIATLALLGSVTAHSAEVDQSLIKKGEYLARAGDCVACHTAKDGKSFAGGLPMETPIGTIYSTNITPDNTGLGGYSFEEFDQAVRHGVTKNGSTLYPAMPYPSYARVSQDDMQALYAYFMHGVEPVAQENKASDIPWPLSMRWPLMGWRWLFAPKIEDYKPASDDAVVSRGAYLVEGLGHCGACHTPRALTMQEKSLSAAEGSSFLSGSAPLEGWIAKSLRGDHKDGLGSWSEEQLVQFLKTGRSDRSAVFGGMSDVVTHSMQYMTDADLTAIARYLKSLPANDPVDQPHQYDEKVAKALWNGDDSQRGASVYIDNCAACHRTDGHGYTRVFPALAGNPVLQSDDPTSLIHIVLKGGTLPATHTAPSTFTMPGFAWRLSDQEVADVVSFIRGSWGNKASPVTAKDVAKLRTDDMTTTSAGDLGQVTSHN, encoded by the coding sequence ATGAAGACTCTTGTTATCGCGACCCTGGCGCTGCTTGGCAGCGTTACCGCTCACAGTGCGGAAGTTGATCAATCCTTGATCAAAAAAGGCGAATACCTCGCCCGCGCCGGCGACTGCGTGGCTTGCCACACGGCCAAGGACGGCAAGTCGTTCGCCGGCGGCCTGCCGATGGAAACCCCGATCGGCACGATCTATTCGACCAACATCACCCCGGACAACACCGGGCTGGGCGGCTACAGTTTCGAGGAGTTCGACCAGGCCGTGCGTCATGGCGTCACCAAAAACGGTAGTACCTTGTACCCGGCAATGCCGTACCCGTCCTACGCCCGCGTCAGTCAGGATGACATGCAGGCGCTGTACGCCTACTTCATGCACGGCGTTGAACCGGTGGCACAGGAAAACAAGGCCAGCGACATCCCGTGGCCATTGAGCATGCGCTGGCCGCTGATGGGCTGGCGCTGGCTGTTCGCGCCAAAGATCGAGGATTACAAACCCGCGTCGGACGATGCCGTTGTCAGCCGTGGGGCGTATCTGGTGGAAGGCCTCGGACATTGCGGCGCCTGCCATACGCCACGGGCCCTGACCATGCAGGAAAAATCCCTGAGCGCAGCCGAAGGCAGCAGTTTTCTGTCAGGCAGTGCGCCGCTGGAAGGCTGGATCGCCAAGAGCCTGCGCGGCGACCACAAGGACGGTCTTGGCAGCTGGAGCGAAGAGCAACTGGTGCAGTTCCTCAAGACCGGTCGCAGCGACCGCAGCGCAGTGTTCGGCGGCATGAGCGATGTGGTCACCCACAGCATGCAGTACATGACCGACGCCGACCTGACCGCGATCGCCCGTTACCTGAAATCGCTGCCGGCCAATGATCCTGTCGACCAGCCACATCAGTACGACGAGAAAGTCGCCAAGGCCTTGTGGAACGGTGACGACAGTCAGCGTGGCGCCTCGGTGTACATCGACAACTGCGCGGCGTGCCATCGCACCGACGGCCATGGCTACACCCGGGTGTTCCCGGCGCTGGCGGGCAATCCGGTGCTGCAATCGGACGACCCGACTTCGCTGATTCACATCGTGCTCAAGGGTGGCACCCTGCCTGCGACGCACACAGCGCCGTCGACCTTCACCATGCCGGGTTTCGCCTGGCGACTGTCGGATCAGGAAGTGGCGGATGTCGTGAGCTTTATTCGTGGAAGTTGGGGTAACAAGGCATCCCCTGTCACTGCGAAAGATGTTGCCAAGTTACGGACAGATGATATGACCACAACATCAGCCGGTGATCTTGGACAAGTAACCAGCCATAACTAG
- a CDS encoding PA0069 family radical SAM protein, with protein sequence MTSPLPPRGRGTATNPHNRFAPSRSVAEDDGWYQEVPLTQGTEVSFETAKTIITRNTSPDLPFDRSINPYRGCEHGCIYCYARPSHAYWDMSPGLDFETKLIAKTNAAQVLEEQLGKKGYQCAPINLGSNTDPYQPIEREHRITRQTLEVLLRYRHPVTIVTKGSLILRDLDLLTELAQQRLVAVMISLTTLDDELKRILEPRAAAPKARLRAIRVMREAGIPVGVLCSPMIPMINDSEIESLLTEAHAAGAQSAAYMMLRLPLEVAPLFEEWLEAHYPQRAAHVLSLIRQSRGGELYDSRFGARMRGEGPFADLLAQRFVKALKRLGLNHREGFNLDCTAFCPPGRQMALI encoded by the coding sequence ATGACCAGTCCCTTGCCCCCGCGCGGTCGCGGCACAGCGACCAACCCGCACAACCGCTTCGCGCCGAGTCGTTCGGTGGCCGAGGATGATGGCTGGTATCAGGAAGTGCCTCTGACCCAGGGCACCGAAGTCAGCTTCGAAACCGCGAAGACCATCATCACCCGCAACACATCGCCGGACTTGCCCTTCGACCGCTCGATCAATCCCTATCGCGGCTGTGAGCATGGCTGCATTTATTGCTATGCACGGCCCAGCCACGCCTATTGGGACATGTCGCCGGGGCTGGATTTCGAAACGAAGCTGATCGCCAAAACCAATGCCGCCCAGGTGCTGGAAGAACAGCTGGGGAAAAAAGGCTATCAGTGCGCGCCGATCAACCTCGGCTCCAACACCGATCCCTATCAGCCCATCGAACGCGAACACCGGATCACCCGCCAGACCCTCGAAGTGCTGCTGCGCTACCGACACCCGGTGACCATCGTCACCAAGGGCTCGCTGATCCTGCGTGACCTCGATCTGCTCACCGAACTGGCGCAACAGCGGTTGGTGGCGGTGATGATCAGCCTGACCACCCTGGACGACGAACTCAAACGCATCCTCGAACCCCGCGCCGCCGCGCCCAAGGCGCGGTTACGGGCGATCCGGGTGATGCGCGAAGCGGGGATTCCGGTCGGCGTGCTGTGTTCACCGATGATTCCGATGATCAACGACAGCGAGATCGAAAGCCTGCTGACCGAAGCCCATGCAGCCGGCGCCCAGAGCGCGGCCTACATGATGCTGCGGCTGCCGCTGGAGGTGGCGCCGCTGTTCGAGGAATGGCTTGAAGCGCATTACCCGCAGCGCGCCGCCCATGTGTTGAGCCTGATCCGCCAGAGTCGTGGCGGCGAGCTGTACGACAGCCGCTTCGGCGCACGAATGCGCGGTGAAGGGCCGTTCGCCGACCTGCTCGCGCAACGCTTCGTCAAGGCGTTGAAACGCCTGGGACTCAATCACCGCGAAGGTTTCAATCTGGATTGCACAGCCTTCTGTCCGCCTGGTCGCCAGATGGCGCTGATTTAG